From Granulimonas faecalis:
CCAAGGGACCTACGCATGGGCACCATCCTCTCCGTTGGCGGCGAGGAGCCCCATGAGGCGCTTGAGGTCCTCCTCGTCCTTGAACTCAATCTCGATGCGGTTCTTTCCCCGGCTCTGCTTCACCCTGACGGTGGTGTCGAGGGCCATGCGCAGGCGTCGGGCCGCACGTTTGAAGGCCTGGGGCGCAGGGGGCCGGATCGGCTTGGGTGATTCCGTGCCAGAAAACAACGGTGCGAGGGTTTCTGTCTGACGCACCGACAGATTCTCCTCCACGACCTTGCGGGCGAGCTTGATTCGCCCTTCCTCGCTCGGCACAGCGAGGATGGCCCGGGCGTGGCCCGGGGTGAGCAGGCGCTCGCAGAGGAGTACCTGCACCTCGTCAGGGAGGTCCAGTAGACGGAGGGCGTTTGCGATGGCCGGCCTCGACTTGGAGAGGATCTTCGCCAACCCCTCTTGGGTGAGGCCCTGGGACTCGATGAGCTGCCGGTAGCCCCGGGCCTCCTCGATGGGATCGAGGTCGCTGCGCTGGAGGTTCTCGATGAGGGCGAGGGAGAA
This genomic window contains:
- a CDS encoding ParB/RepB/Spo0J family partition protein; its protein translation is MAESSAEVGKETEATLPISKVKPNPDQPRQNFDEEALEQLADSIRQHGVLQPILVRKVGREYQIIAGERRYQASKLAGLTEVPVLVREVDDDAVFSLALIENLQRSDLDPIEEARGYRQLIESQGLTQEGLAKILSKSRPAIANALRLLDLPDEVQVLLCERLLTPGHARAILAVPSEEGRIKLARKVVEENLSVRQTETLAPLFSGTESPKPIRPPAPQAFKRAARRLRMALDTTVRVKQSRGKNRIEIEFKDEEDLKRLMGLLAANGEDGAHA